TCATTAACGCCCTTAAGCAGCTCAGTGAGGAATATGTCACCATTGAGCAATTGTACATCGGCGGCGAAAATGAAGATTGGCCCATTGAAGAGAGCGAAAGCCGTCCTTCATTTATTTACGATAACTAGCAACGAAAATGCATAAGCCAGGGGAAATTCGTATCATCGCTTTGGGACTGATTCGCGATGCTCAGTATGCCAAGCTGGGCAAAGGCATACGTATCTTCGTATCTGTTGGCTACGATCCAGTCAAGCAACAAACTTTTTACCGCGCAATGGGTGGTGGAGTTGAGTTTGGTGAAACAAGTAAAGATGCTCTCAAACGAGAATTCCAAGAAGAGATCCAAGCAGAATTAACAAATATTCGTTACTTGGGTTGTTTGGAAAACATCTTCACTTTCAATGGTCAACCAGGT
This portion of the Brasilonema sennae CENA114 genome encodes:
- a CDS encoding NUDIX hydrolase, which translates into the protein MHKPGEIRIIALGLIRDAQYAKLGKGIRIFVSVGYDPVKQQTFYRAMGGGVEFGETSKDALKREFQEEIQAELTNIRYLGCLENIFTFNGQPGHEIIQLFESDFVDAKFYETEKLVFSEGERQKTALWVDINRFQSKELRLVPEQFLDYLSSS